Genomic segment of Benincasa hispida cultivar B227 chromosome 1, ASM972705v1, whole genome shotgun sequence:
gtttacttgtgccaacgcattttttctgtacaaaataagtaaattagctacttttatgcaatgggcgcatgcgatcacaattttCCCAGTTtaacacttttggacatgattttgtatatttttaccattgcCTTCCCTcattttttacttatttgtgttgtaataacgtgcatttctgtctgTTATCACTTATGTCTCAAAGtgtttgataacttgtaaaaatacaagttatccttgctcttaagttagaacaattagggtttttaatgatatactctcctcatttttaatagaaacgcttggatttacttaaacaatagcaatttcatgtaaaagaagtttatcaCTAAAAATCACGGCGCTAACGCACTACTTTGCAAGATTTCAACGCAAAAATTGACaataacgcattagacaagtgtcGCAAGAAATGCGCTAACGCAtgagccatgcgtcggagggaattcaacgcatagaagattcattactccgggctgattgtgtcacatcaccacttgcaagcatgagCACCTGCAACAGGTggtgtctgaaaagcttccagcaGCAGACGGCGTTTGAAAAAGCTTTCAGAGGTCAGGTGGCGAACAGGGACATAGAGTTTAATGCttaccagggcatggacttaaaTGCAGCCCACTTCCAAGTGGACAAGACTaatgcctataaatacttgaagaccCTCTAAAATCAAGAGTTCAGACAATTAGAAGCTCCATAGTCTCTATAAATTTGTAGACTTAGTTTTAGTTTGTACAAGCTGTGCCGAGGTGTAAGACGATCGAAGGagctgagaaccaccaccactgTCGGCCAGGGAGTGGAGaaagttattcttgagaaagatactctaTCCTCGGCTCtttaaagtgattgtacacaacaagattgagccaaagaactacaagagattgtattctttggcttaacttagtttctctcttaatatcattttcatttcattttgattgaatatagttctttgtaaagactcattgatcctttataaaattcatatatttgatcatcaCTTTTGCTATTGTTTATCTTCTGTTTATGTTGAAAGCATTAGTACTTCATGCATAATTATGTTCCAACACCTAAaccaacttgacaacttggtgAAAGCTTTGTTACTTAGTTGTTCGAAAGAATAGCTAAGCCGCATTAAGTAGAACGtctagtacagctagagatagacttactggtgtttcttgcattctaagttagacgcatgcaccctagagataggcttgtatgttattcgcattgagaagtgttgaactAACGCATGAACAGAAAGATAAGCAACCCatcccatttcatccacattacaTCAGTTGTGTGCAATTATCTTTAACCGGCGCGTCCACCtacttaaattccattttcacatgatccTTCATTTTCCACTTACTCTTTTGTATTGTCTTGCATAGGCATATcatgttagtgtaaataatacatctttcacatttatttaggaaaaacctCCTACTGCAAGTACAACGCATAATCTATGTTAGTGAAACTGAATCCTTGTGATCAaccctggacttgccaggaacctagattagatttatacttgggttttatctaggaaaacttgaacgttatTATAAGAAGTTATGTGCCTTCTGTGCATAATACAAATGCCTCAACGCATTACATTCATTTAAACGCATCACTGCAGAACGCAACACTTATACTTTATTCTTCCAATCTGTTTTACTTTATACACTCCTAAAGCATCTCACGATAGCAAttgaacaagtttttggcaccgttgccaggGATTTAGCAACAAGAACTAACCAGAAATTTCGTTTGTATTTGTTGTAGGGACACTTTAATTAAGGGAAGTATTACAAGTTACGCCTAGGCTTGTGAACGTGTATGAATAGGGAGAACACTCCTGAGTTTAGATGACCCCGAGATTGAACGGACCTTCCGGCGTAGGAATCGATCCAACCATAGTCGAAGGTTGAGGCAACAGTTACTCAGACAGCAAGAAAGGGAAAGAGCAATGGCAGAAGAACAACAAAATCAGCAACTGGCTCACGCTGCACAGAACTCAATCCTGATGACAAACGATAGCACGCGTCCTATGAGAGAATATGTGTCACCTGTgctatatgatttctctccaggaatcatataTCTGACGCCTGATGGAAccaggtttgaaatgaaatctgTTATGCTCCAAATGCTCTAGACTACTGGGCAATTTGGGGGTAGCCATTGCGAAGAGCCTCATGCCCATATGAAGCGTTTCCTGGAAACGTGCAATTCCTTTGTGATTTCTGGAATCTCACCAGAGGCAATCAGGCTCTCCTTGTTTCCTTATTCTTTGCCAGACGACGCAAAGCAATGGGTGAATTCATTAGAGTCTGAGGAAATCACCACATGGGAAAAgttggtggaaaagtttatgcagaaatacttcccacctaccaccaacgCGAGGAGGCATCGGAAATCATGAACTTTGAACAGGAAGTCATTGAGACCTTGAGTGCTGCATAGGAGCATTTCAAGGGCTTGGTCAAGAACTGTCCGAACCACGAACTACCTTTGACTATTCAGATGGAGACGTTTTATGGCGAACTAAACAAGGGGTCACAAATGGCAGCAAACGCAACAGCAGCCAGAGGACTGATGGACAAATCCTATACTAAAGCTAAAGAAATATTAGACTGCATTTCCAAACATAACATGGAGTGGGTAGATGACACATACGATGGAAGAAATGACAGGAGAAGAAGATCTCAGAACATTAACTCTATTGATGCCAACGCAATAGCCACGCTCTCCGCTCAAGTGGCTACCATGACCAGCCTTCTACAAAACATAATGCTAGGTAACGCACCAAACCAGCAGAAGGTGAATCAAGTAGAGGCGTTTGGGCAACCCATGGTAACCTGTGTGGGATGTGGAGATTTTCACTCATATGTTGAGTGTCCTTAAAACCCTCAGTCAGTATGTTTCATCAAGAATAACCCATTTTCTAATACTTATAACCCTTGATGGAAAAACCATCCGAATTTTTCTTGGACAGGAGGAAATCAGCAATAGCACCACCCAGGTGCAAGCCATCAACAAAGGAATGGACCGCCGCCTGTCTTTCAACAATCGCATCAACAAACGCATCAACAGCCCTTCAATAGAGGTGGCCACGCATCGAGTTCTGGAACTCCACTGGAAAACCTATTGAAGGAATACATAGCCCAGAATGACACAATGCTGAAGAGCCAGGCGTCATCGATCAGAAACCTAGAAATCAAGGTGGGGTAGATTGCAAGCGAGTTGAAAAGCAGGCAGCCAGGTGTTCTACCTAGCAATACAGAGACACCTGGGAATAATAACGGGAAAGAGCAATGTCACGCAATGACGTTGCGGAATGGAAGAGCCCTTGCAGAAAGAAAGATGAATCCAAGAAACAATAGTCCTTCGAAAGAACGCATTACATGTTCCACGGATCAGGAAGAGAGAATGCCAGAAAATACAAGCCATTCGGAAACCAGCACGTCTAACGTGGGAACGCAAGAGGTGCCTCTGAACGCACCATTCCCCAGGcgtctgatgaagaagaatgatgaacatcAGTTCAAGTGCTTTCTCGAGCTCCTAAAGCAGCTCCACATCAACATTCCACTCATAGAAGCTTTGGAGCAGATGCCAACATACGTGAAGTTTTTTAAAGACATTTTGACGAAAAAGAGAAAAGTCAGCGAGAAAGAAGTAATAGCACTAACGCAGGAATGCAACACGTTAGTAAGCAACAAGCTACCACAGAAGCAGAAGGACCCAGGGAGCTTCATAATTCCTTGTTCAATTGGAGGATTAGATGTGGGTCATGCGTTGTGCGACCTAGGAGCGAGAATCAATCTCATGCCCCTTTCAGTTTTTAAGAAATTGAGGATTGGCGAGGCACAACCTACTTCTGTCACCCTTCAACTCGCTGATAGGACAATTAAGTACTCGGAAgggaagattgaagatgttttggTGAAGGTTGACAATCTCATATTCCCAACAGACTTCATTATTCTTGATTATCAAGTAGATAGGGAGGTTCCAATCATCCTTGGACGCCCTTTCTTGGCTACTGGGAAAGTTCTGATTGACGTGCATAAAGGTGAGCTAACCATGTGCGTGGATAATGAAGAGGTAAAATTTAATGTGCTCAATGCATTAAAGTTCCCAGACAGTGATGATTGTCAGCTAAACAATATTGAATTGACTGAAGAAGAGACTCGAGTATGTGAAGTTCTCGCATTGGAAGGAACCCTGAAGGAATCTGAgccgccaagtctgagtgagcgACAGACAAAACCAATGTGTCCTTCACTCGAACAACCACCTGAACTCGAATTAAAACAGTTACCTGGACATTTGAAATACGCTTTTCTTGGAAATACATTGCCTGTTATCATTTCCGCTAATCTCACAAAGCCTAATGAAGATTCACTCTTGCAGATGTTGAAGAAACATAAACATGCAATACGGTGGACACTTGTAGATATTCGTGGAATAA
This window contains:
- the LOC120079354 gene encoding uncharacterized protein LOC120079354, with translation MTLRNGRALAERKMNPRNNSPSKERITCSTDQEERMPENTSHSETSTSNVGTQEVPLNAPFPRRLMKKNDEHQFKCFLELLKQLHINIPLIEALEQMPTYVKFFKDILTKKRKVSEKEVIALTQECNTLVSNKLPQKQKDPGSFIIPCSIGGLDVGHALCDLGARINLMPLSVFKKLRIGEAQPTSVTLQLADRTIKYSEGKIEDVLVKVDNLIFPTDFIILDYQVDREVPIILGRPFLATGKVLIDVHKGELTMCVDNEEVKFNVLNALKFPDSDDCQLNNIELTEEETRVCEVLALEGTLKESEPPSLSERQTKPMCPSLEQPPELELKQLPGHLKYAFLGNTLPVIISANLTKPNEDSLLQMLKKHKHAIRWTLVDIRGISPSYCMQKIRLRKGRRGQSSLKEGLSPL